The following proteins are encoded in a genomic region of Ammospiza caudacuta isolate bAmmCau1 chromosome 3, bAmmCau1.pri, whole genome shotgun sequence:
- the PNRC1 gene encoding proline-rich nuclear receptor coactivator 1 — protein sequence MVTTTAPPPFLARISAGTEDPRRLPPSALLQRLRRGDSNCENQPSCCLAGPGGSARPALKRVRRRKGKIRPGPAGLLPSRYQQYQQHRAGLGRRTPLGTDLVTDAPPEEPPAPAPSRPAPGKPLRKEFLKNKMGKTEKAAVPYGQPVHSLHLCEQPKINRQKSKCNTPVTKIASAKKIENFWQDSVSPEIVQKQEKKPLKNTENFRNAKSKKPIALNEVSQKENYAGAKFSDPPSPSVLPKPPSHWVGGTAELSDQNRELMAVHLKTLLKVQA from the exons ATGGTTACCACCACGGCGCCACCGCCCTTCCTGGCTCGGATCTCGGCGGGCACCGAAGACCCGCGGCGGCTGCCGCCCTCCGCCCTGCTCCAGCGCCTCCGGCGCGGGGACAGCAACTGCGagaaccagcccagctgctgcctaGCGGGCCCGGGGGGCAGCGCCCGCCCTGCGCTGAAGAGGGTGCGGCGGAGGAAGGGAAAGatccggcccggccccgcggggcttCTACCCAGCCGCTACCAGCAGTACCAGCAGCACCGCGCCGGCCTGGGGAGACGGACGCCGCTAGGAACCGACTTGGTGACGGACGCCCCCCCGGAGGAGCCCCCTGCGCCTGCCCCCTCGAGACCCGCGCCCGGCAAACCCCTCAGGAAGGAG TTCTTAAAAAACAAGATGGGAAAGACAGAGAAGGCGGCCGTTCCCTACGGCCAGCCCGTTCACAGCTTACACCTGTGTGAACAACCAAAGATTAACAGGCAGAAGAGTAAGTGTAACACGCCAGTGACGAAGATCGCCTCGGCGAAAAAGATAGAGAACTTTTGGCAGGATTCTGTGTCGCCAGAAATAGTTcagaagcaggagaaaaagccacttaaaaacacagaaaacttcaGAAATGCCAAGTCCAAGAAACCTATCGCCCTAAATGAAGTGagccaaaaagaaaattacGCTGGGGCAAAGTTCAGTGATCCACCATCTCCCAGTGTCCTTCCAAAGCCCCCCAGCCACTGGGTGGGTGGCACAGCTGAACTGTCCGACCAAAACAGGGAGTTGATGGCAG